The Streptomyces noursei ATCC 11455 sequence GTACGCCTCGCGGAAGTACACGCCGGGCAGGCCCAGTCCGGTGGCGGCCTCGGCCCAGCGGCGGTCCAGGCCCTCGGCGCCGAGGAGTTCGAAGGGGCGGGTGGTGCCGCGGCCCTCGGAGAGGTTGGTGCCCTCGAACAGGCAGGTCCCGGCATAGGCCAGGGCGGTGTCGGGGGTGGGCATGTTGGGGCTCGGGGGCACCCAGGGGAGCCCGGTCGCGTCGAAGAAGTCGGTGCGGCGCCAGCCGGTCATCCGGACCGTCTCCAGCGGCACCGGGCGCCCGGCGGCGGCCGGCACGAACGCGCCGTTGAAGAGCAGCGCCAGCTCCACCACCGTCATGCCGTGCGCCTGCGCGATCGGCTCCCGGCCGACGAAGGAGGAGTACCGCCGGTCCAGCACGGGGCCGGTCGCGGCCCGGCCGGTCACCGGGTTGGGGCGGTCCAGCACCACGAACCGCTTGCCGGCCAGGACGGCCGCCACCATGCAGTCGTAGAGCGTCCAGATGTAGGTGTAGAAGCGGGCGCCGACGTCCTGGATGTCGAAGACCACGGTGTCCACGCCGGAGGCGGTGAAGATGTCGGCGAGCTCCCGGCCGCTCTTGTCGTAGGTGTCGTAGACGGGCAGGCCGGTGGCCGGGTCGTCGTAGCGGCCCTCGGAGCCACCGGCCTGGGCGGTGCCCCGGAAGCCGTGCTCCGGCCCGAAGACGGCGGCCAGCCGGACCCGGGGGTCGGCGTGCATCACGTCCACGATGTGCCGGATTCCCCCGCGCCCGGCCTCGGCCGCGCGGGAGGTGCCCCCACTCGTGACGCCGGTGGGGTTGGTGACGATGCCGACCCGCCGGCCGGCCAGGAGGCGGTAGCCGTCGGCGGCCAGGCGGTCGAAGCCGGTGCGCACCCGCCGGCCGCCGGCGTCCGGCGCGGCCTGGGCGGCGGCCGGGCCCGTGGAGACCGCTGCCGCGGCCGCCCCGGTCGCCGCCAACTGCCCCAGCAGAACACGTCTCGACAGAGCCATGCGCACACCTCCGTGAGCGGTGGTCGACTCGATGTGTGTCGTGGGCACGCTAACGCTCGGCGGCCCGGTGCGGAACGCGCCGGGCCGGTCCTCGTGGCGGAGCGGGCGGGTGGCGTCGGGCGGGGCGGTCAGTCCTCCAGCGCGAGCGCGCGCTTGGCCCGGTCGACGGACTCCTCGGAGGCCGGTCCGCCGGGATTCTCCACGGCGAGCGCCTGGTTGAGCGCGACGAACGGGCGCATCCGCTCCTCGTAGCGGGCGAAGGCCGCGCGGTGGTCGTCGCCCGCACCGCGCAGGGCGGCGGCCAGGACATGCGCACCCACGAGGGCGAGGCTGGTCCCCTGACCGGACAGCGGCGAGGCGCAGTACCCGGCGTCGCCGAGCAGCACGGTCCTGCCGTGCGACCAGCGGTTCATGTGGACCTGCGTCATCGCGTCGGAGTAGAAGTCGGATGCCTCCCACAGGGCCTTCAGCAGCCGCGGGGTCTCCCAGCGCAGGGCTGCCATCCGGTCGGCGACGACACGCTTGTGCGCCGCGGTGTCGAGTGGCCCGGCGGGCAGCGGCCCGGCCGCGAAGCCGAACGAGATCCGCAGCTCGGTGTTGTCGCGCACCGGGTAGATGCCGTAGCCGGCCTCGCCGTCCCTGAGCCACACCTGCCAGTCGTCCAGGCCCAGGAAGTTGTCCGCGGTGAAGATCGCCAGGTGCATGCCCAGATGGCGGGTGAACCGCTCCTCCGGTCCGAAGCCCAGCCGCCGCACCGCCGAATGCAGGCCGTCGGCCCCCACGACCAGGTCGAACGTCCGGGGACGGCCCCGCTCGAAGGTGACGCGTATCCCGCCCTCGCCCCTTCCCTCCTCGTCCTGGTCCAGCGCCGTGATGCGGTCACCGAAGACGAACTCGACGCCGTCGCCGGCCTGTTCGTGCAGGACGTGGACCAGGTCCTCGCGCAGCAGCTCGATGTCCTCGCTCACCAGCCGGCCGCTGCTGAAGGTCGCCTCGGTCGAGCGGTGGACCTCCCTGCCGTCCCCGTCCAGCACCGACATGCCGCGCATCCGGGTGCGGTGCGCGCGGACCCGGTCCAGCAGCCCCATCCGCTCGACGACGTCGAGTGCGGTGCCCCGGATGTCGACGGCCTGGCCGCCGCGGCGCCGGCCCGGCGTGTGTTCCACCACCGTCACGGCGACCCTGTCGCGGTGCAGCCAGTGGGCGAGTGCGGATCCGGCGACCCCGGCGCCGGAGATGAGCACGGTCTTCATGCACGCTCCTTCATACGCTGTACGCGGCTGAATGTACGACGTATGCGCAGCGCCGCCAACTGCCCGTTTCTCCCTTCTGTTCTAGGTCAGATGGCACTCCCGGGCACTCCGCGCTGGTAGCGTCTGAACTAGTACAGATCCCGTGGGCGCGAAAAAAATCCCGAGGAGTCGACCGCATGGCCGCACAGCCCGATCCGCCGTACCGGCGCATCGCCGACGAGATCGCCCGGCGCATCGCCGACGGCACGCTCGCCCCGGGCGACCGCGTGCCCTCGACGCGCCGGATCGCCCGCGAATGGGGCGTCGCGCTCGCCACCGCCACCAAGGCCCTCACCACGCTGCGCCTGGAGGGGCTGGTCGAGGCCCGCCCCCGGGTCGGCACCGTGGTGGCGGCCCGGGGCGGGGCGGCGTCGACGGAGCACCGCGCCCCCACCACGCGCCGGGCGCCGGCCACGGCCCTGCCTGAGCGCGACCTGAGCCGCGCACGGATCGTCCGCGCCGCCGTGGAGCTCGCGGACGCCGAGGGGCTGGCCGCGGTGTCCATGCGCAGCGTCGCCGCCCGGCTCGGCGTCGCCGCCATGTCCCCGTACCGCCACGTCACCGGCAAGGACGACCTGGTGCTGCTGATGGCGGACGCGGCGTTCGGCGAGGAGACCTATCCGGCCCCGCCGCCGGAGGGCTGGCGGGCCCGGCTGGAACTCGGCGCGCGCACCCTGTGGACGATCTACCGCCGGCATCCCTGGCTCGCCCAGGTCGGCTCCCTCACCCGCCCCCTGATGCTGCCGTCCCTGATGGTCCACGCGGAATGGGCGCTCGCCGCCCTCGACGGCCACGGCCTCGAACCGGAGACCATGCTCGACCTGCACGTCCTGTTCTACAGCTACATCCACGGGATCGCGGTGCACCTGGAGCGGGAGGCCCAGGCCGAGGCCGCCACCGGACTGTCCGAGGACCAGTGGATGGACCGGCAGGCCCTCGCCTTCCAAGCGATCACCGCGTCGGCCCGCTACCCCGTCTTCACCAGGCTCACCAGCAGTTTCGCGGACGGTTACGAGCTCGACCTGGACGCGCTGTTCGCCTTCGGTCTCACGCCGCTCCTGGACGGCATCGCCCTCCTCATCGCGGACCCGCCGTCCGGCCGCGCGCCCTCGTGACCGGGAGCGCTCGCCCTTCCCGCCGGCGCCCGCCGCACCACCGCGCCGACCGCTACCCCCGCAATCCCGGCCGTGACGGAAAACAGAGGCTTCCGCTGGGACATACCGACTGGTTAGTCTGCCCCTGCCGGTGAGCCGGTGGAGCCGGTGGAGTCAGGCGACCGAGGGAGACGCAGCGTGGCAGCCGTACGGGACAAGGCCGTTGTCGTGACCGGAGCGGGCGGGGGGATCGGCGCCGCGCTGGCCCGCCGGTTCGCCGCCGAGGGCGCCCGGGTCGTGGTCAACGACCTGGACGAGGCCAAGGCCCGCAGAACCGCGGAGGAGATCGGGGCGGTCGCGGTCCCCGGCGACGCCTCCGCGGCCGTCGGCCCGGCCCGCGAGGCGCTCGGCGGCGCCATCGACGTCTTCTGCGCCAACGCCGGCGTCGGCACCGGCGGCGGTCCCGAAGCACCCGAGGACGACTGGGCACTGGCCTGGGACGTCAACGTGATGGCCCACGTGCGGGCCGCCCGCGAGCTGCTGCCGGAATGGCTGGCGCGCGGCAGCGGCCGGTTCGTCTCCACGGTGTCCGCCGCCGGCCTGCTCACCATGGTCGCCGCCGCCCCCTACAGCGTCACCAAGCACGGCGCCTACGCCTTCGCCGAGTGGCTGTCGCTGACCTACCGCCACCGCGGCATCGACGTGCACGCCATCTGCCCGCAGGGCGTGCGGACCGACATGCTCGCCGCCACCGGCACCGCCGGCGACCTCGTCCTGACCCCGACCGCCATCGAGCCGGACGCCGTCGCCGACGCCCTCTTCACGGCCATGGAAGCGGGCCGCTTCCTGGTCCTGCCGCACCCCGAGGTGGGCGACTACTACGCCGCCCGCGCCACCGACCCGGACCGCTGGCTGACCGGGATGAACCACCTCCAGCAGAAGCTGGAGGCACGCGAGGGGGAGGCCCGGTGACCACCTACCAGGACAAGCCGTGGCTGGCCCTGCTCTCCGACGCCCAGCGCGCCCCCGTCCAACCGCCGCCCTCACCGCTGCACGCCTTCCGCGCCGCGGTCCGCCGCGCCCCCGACCGCACCGCGCTCGCCTACTTCGACGGCCGGATCGACTACGCCGAGGCCGACGCGCTCTCCGACGGCCTCGCCGGCCACCTCGCCGCCCGTGGCCTGCGGCCCGGCGACCGCGCCGTGGTCATGCTCCAGAACACCCCGCACTTCGTGCTCGCGGTGCTCGCCGTCTGGAAGGCCGGCGGCGTGGTCGTCCCCGTCAACCCCATGTACAAGGCGGCGGAGATCCGGCACATCCTCGACGACGCGGAGGTCACCGCCGTCCTCTGCGCGGACCGCACCTGGGCCGGCTTCCTGCGCGCCACCGCCGCCGAGGCCGGCTCCGTCCGGATCGCGGTCACCGCCGACGAACGCGGACTCCAGACCCGCGACGACGCCCGGGTGCTGCGCCACGAACCGGCCGGCCCCCAGGACGGCGCCGACGACCTGCTCACCGCCGCCCGGACCGGCGGACCGGCGCCCACCGTCCCTGAGCCCGCCGCCGCCGACATCGCGCTCATCAGCTACACCTCCGGCACCAGCGGCACCCCCAAGGGCGCCATCAACACCCACGGCAACATCAGCTACAACGCCGAACGGATGCGCACCGGCCTCGAACTCGCCGAGGGCGCCACCTACTTCGCGCTCGCCCCGCTCTTCCACATCACCGGCATGGTCTGCGAACTGGCCACCTGCCTCGCCAACACCGGCACCCTGGCCCTGGCCTACCGCTTCGAGGCCGGCACCGTCCTGGACGCCTTCCTGGAGCACCGCCCGGCCTTCACCGTCGGCCCCGCCACCGCCTACATGGCGCTGATGGCCCACCCGGACGCCACCCCCGGGCACTTCGCCTCCTTCCGGACCGTGAGCTCCGGCGGCGCACCGCTGCCGCCGGCCCTGGTCGAGAAGTTCCGCACCACCTTCGGCCCGCACATCCACAACGGCTACGGCCTGACCGAGTGCACCGCGCCCTGCGCCACCGTCCCGCCCGGCAAGGAGGCGCCGGTCGACAAGGTCTCCGGCACCCTCGCGGTCGGCGTCCCCGGCCCGGACACCGTCATACGGATCATCGACGAGGCCGGCCGCGATCTGCCGTTCGGCGAGCAGGGCGAGATAGCGGTCCGCGGCCCCCAGGTCGTGCCCGGCTACTGGCGCCGCCCGGACGCCACCGCCGAGGCCATCCCGGACGGCGAACTGCGCACCGGCGACATCGGGTTCATGGACCGCGACGGCTGGCTGTACGTCGTCGACCGCAAGAAGGACATGATCAACGCGTCCGGCTTCAAGGTGTGGCCCCGCGAGGTCGAGGACGTCCTCTACACCCATCCCGCGGTGCGCGAGGCGGCCGTCGTCGGGGTGCCCGACCCCTACCGCGGGGAGACCGTCAAGGCGTACGTCAGCCTGCGTCCCGGCGCCTCCCCCGACCCCGCCGAGCTGGCCGCCTACTGCAAGGAACGGCTCGCGGCGTACAAATATCCCCGAGTGGTGGAGATCCTGCCGGAGCTTCCCAAGACCACGAGTGGCAAGATCCTTCGACGGGAGTTGCGCCGGCGCGCATGACGGCAGGGCGGTCGGCGCGCATGACGGACGCATGTGAGGAACAGAGGAACGGGTGAGGGCGATGGCCGGCATCAAGGACGGCACCAGCAACGGCAACGGCACGACGAAGCCCGTCGCGCAGCGGCTGCTGGCCACCGCCACCAGGCTCTTCGCGGAGCAGGGCTACGACCGCACCTCGGTCCAGGAGATCGTGGACACGGCGGGCGTCACCAAGGGCGCCCTCTACCACTACTTCGGCTCCAAGGAGGACCTGCTCCACGAGGTCTACGGCCGGGTGCTGCGGCTCCAGCAGGAGCGGCTGGACCACTTCGCGGACGCCGACGCGCCGGTGGAGCAGCGGCTGCGGGACGCCGCCGCCGACGTGGTGGTCACCACCATCGAGAACCTCGACGACACCAAGATCTTCTTCCGCTCGATGCACCATCTGAGCCCGGAGAAGGACAAGCAGGTGCGGGCCGAGCGGCGCCGCTACCACGAGCGGTTCCGGGCCCTGATCGAGGAGGGGCAGCGCACCGGCGTGTTCACCGCCGACGTCCCCGCCGACCTGGTCGTCGACTACCACTTCGGCTCGGTGCACCACCTGGGCACCTGGTACCGCGAGGACGGCCCGCTGAGCCCGCAGCAGGTCGCCGACCACCTGGCCGGCCTACTCCTGCGGGCCCTGCGGCCGTAACGCGCTCGCGGCGTCGTCCCGGGGTCGTACCGGGGTCGTAGCGCTGCTGTCGCCGACGCCCCGGCGCTCACTGCGCCGCCTCGCCATGCCCACGCCCGTGGTTCCGGATTTCCCTGGCAGCAGCGCAGGCGGCTGCCCGGTCGTCCCGCGCATGCGCCTCGCTGCGCTGAACAGCCAGCGCGGCGCACACCTTGCAGCCAGGAGCGGGAGTGCCTTCCAGGAGCCAGGCATCGATGGCACCCGGAAGGACCACAGGTCGCGTGCTGTATCTGGCGGGTTCGTTCACGGTGTTCGCCATTCCTCGCGTCGGACTGATGGCGAACACGCCAGGAACGGTGCGCTCTTGCTGTCTGTGGCACTTCGGATACGCATCCGGGGGAAGCGCCACAGGCACTACAGCGGCAGCCCCACCACATCGGCCATCGACCGCATCTCCGCTGTCAACGTCCGCCGCCTGTTGACCAACCGGCGGAGGATGTCGCGCGCATAGCGTTGATTCGGAAGCCACTCCCGGCTGTCGGCATGGATCTGCTCCAACTTCCCCAACGCGTCGGCG is a genomic window containing:
- a CDS encoding exo-beta-N-acetylmuramidase NamZ family protein gives rise to the protein MALSRRVLLGQLAATGAAAAAVSTGPAAAQAAPDAGGRRVRTGFDRLAADGYRLLAGRRVGIVTNPTGVTSGGTSRAAEAGRGGIRHIVDVMHADPRVRLAAVFGPEHGFRGTAQAGGSEGRYDDPATGLPVYDTYDKSGRELADIFTASGVDTVVFDIQDVGARFYTYIWTLYDCMVAAVLAGKRFVVLDRPNPVTGRAATGPVLDRRYSSFVGREPIAQAHGMTVVELALLFNGAFVPAAAGRPVPLETVRMTGWRRTDFFDATGLPWVPPSPNMPTPDTALAYAGTCLFEGTNLSEGRGTTRPFELLGAEGLDRRWAEAATGLGLPGVYFREAYFAPTFSKFQGRTIGGLQLHVHDRDVFDPVRTGIGLLVTVRHLWKDFAWRADHFDRLAGTDTVRTMIDAGAGVEEIAGAWKERLGRFRRVRERYLRYP
- a CDS encoding FAD-dependent monooxygenase yields the protein MKTVLISGAGVAGSALAHWLHRDRVAVTVVEHTPGRRRGGQAVDIRGTALDVVERMGLLDRVRAHRTRMRGMSVLDGDGREVHRSTEATFSSGRLVSEDIELLREDLVHVLHEQAGDGVEFVFGDRITALDQDEEGRGEGGIRVTFERGRPRTFDLVVGADGLHSAVRRLGFGPEERFTRHLGMHLAIFTADNFLGLDDWQVWLRDGEAGYGIYPVRDNTELRISFGFAAGPLPAGPLDTAAHKRVVADRMAALRWETPRLLKALWEASDFYSDAMTQVHMNRWSHGRTVLLGDAGYCASPLSGQGTSLALVGAHVLAAALRGAGDDHRAAFARYEERMRPFVALNQALAVENPGGPASEESVDRAKRALALED
- a CDS encoding TetR/AcrR family transcriptional regulator C-terminal domain-containing protein; this encodes MAAQPDPPYRRIADEIARRIADGTLAPGDRVPSTRRIAREWGVALATATKALTTLRLEGLVEARPRVGTVVAARGGAASTEHRAPTTRRAPATALPERDLSRARIVRAAVELADAEGLAAVSMRSVAARLGVAAMSPYRHVTGKDDLVLLMADAAFGEETYPAPPPEGWRARLELGARTLWTIYRRHPWLAQVGSLTRPLMLPSLMVHAEWALAALDGHGLEPETMLDLHVLFYSYIHGIAVHLEREAQAEAATGLSEDQWMDRQALAFQAITASARYPVFTRLTSSFADGYELDLDALFAFGLTPLLDGIALLIADPPSGRAPS
- a CDS encoding SDR family oxidoreductase, with amino-acid sequence MAAVRDKAVVVTGAGGGIGAALARRFAAEGARVVVNDLDEAKARRTAEEIGAVAVPGDASAAVGPAREALGGAIDVFCANAGVGTGGGPEAPEDDWALAWDVNVMAHVRAARELLPEWLARGSGRFVSTVSAAGLLTMVAAAPYSVTKHGAYAFAEWLSLTYRHRGIDVHAICPQGVRTDMLAATGTAGDLVLTPTAIEPDAVADALFTAMEAGRFLVLPHPEVGDYYAARATDPDRWLTGMNHLQQKLEAREGEAR
- a CDS encoding class I adenylate-forming enzyme family protein codes for the protein MTTYQDKPWLALLSDAQRAPVQPPPSPLHAFRAAVRRAPDRTALAYFDGRIDYAEADALSDGLAGHLAARGLRPGDRAVVMLQNTPHFVLAVLAVWKAGGVVVPVNPMYKAAEIRHILDDAEVTAVLCADRTWAGFLRATAAEAGSVRIAVTADERGLQTRDDARVLRHEPAGPQDGADDLLTAARTGGPAPTVPEPAAADIALISYTSGTSGTPKGAINTHGNISYNAERMRTGLELAEGATYFALAPLFHITGMVCELATCLANTGTLALAYRFEAGTVLDAFLEHRPAFTVGPATAYMALMAHPDATPGHFASFRTVSSGGAPLPPALVEKFRTTFGPHIHNGYGLTECTAPCATVPPGKEAPVDKVSGTLAVGVPGPDTVIRIIDEAGRDLPFGEQGEIAVRGPQVVPGYWRRPDATAEAIPDGELRTGDIGFMDRDGWLYVVDRKKDMINASGFKVWPREVEDVLYTHPAVREAAVVGVPDPYRGETVKAYVSLRPGASPDPAELAAYCKERLAAYKYPRVVEILPELPKTTSGKILRRELRRRA
- a CDS encoding TetR/AcrR family transcriptional regulator, translated to MAGIKDGTSNGNGTTKPVAQRLLATATRLFAEQGYDRTSVQEIVDTAGVTKGALYHYFGSKEDLLHEVYGRVLRLQQERLDHFADADAPVEQRLRDAAADVVVTTIENLDDTKIFFRSMHHLSPEKDKQVRAERRRYHERFRALIEEGQRTGVFTADVPADLVVDYHFGSVHHLGTWYREDGPLSPQQVADHLAGLLLRALRP